One genomic window of Caballeronia sp. SBC1 includes the following:
- a CDS encoding DMT family transporter — protein sequence MLQANASTRHASRKTFAAKMAFVLLWSGGFPIAKLAVGYAPPLTLLALRYGCTVCLLIPLFIITKPALPKSRTDWIHACVVGFLVQVVYFGLSYLAFKAGASAGVVAVIVSLQPVLVAALAPRLVGERVRARQWLGLMLGLVGATGVIVARSSLSVHSVSGLLLAIGALIGMTSALLYEKRFGVGQHPVTANLIQYAIGLVFCAPLALLLEDAHVQWTGTFIAALGYLVIGNSLIAITLLLALVRAGQASKIASLFFFIPPMAAVLSSLLLKEVMPPLAWGAMVFAVAGVALATWSTSSAKPRKT from the coding sequence ATGCTGCAAGCCAATGCTTCAACGCGACATGCCAGCCGTAAGACTTTCGCCGCCAAGATGGCCTTCGTCCTGCTCTGGTCGGGAGGCTTTCCGATAGCGAAACTGGCGGTCGGATATGCACCGCCGCTCACCTTGCTGGCGTTGCGCTATGGATGCACCGTTTGCCTGCTTATCCCACTGTTCATCATCACCAAACCTGCGCTGCCGAAAAGCCGAACTGACTGGATACATGCATGCGTGGTCGGGTTCCTCGTGCAGGTGGTCTACTTCGGCCTGAGTTACCTCGCCTTCAAAGCGGGAGCGTCAGCAGGCGTGGTGGCGGTCATCGTGTCGCTACAGCCTGTGCTTGTGGCTGCGCTGGCACCGCGACTCGTCGGTGAACGCGTGCGCGCCCGGCAATGGCTAGGTCTGATGCTCGGGCTTGTTGGGGCGACCGGCGTGATTGTTGCCCGATCGAGTCTGTCGGTGCATTCGGTCTCGGGTCTGCTGCTTGCAATCGGCGCATTGATCGGAATGACATCTGCTTTGCTCTATGAAAAGCGCTTCGGTGTCGGCCAACATCCGGTGACGGCAAACCTGATCCAGTATGCGATTGGCCTCGTGTTTTGCGCACCGTTGGCACTATTGCTGGAAGATGCTCATGTGCAATGGACCGGGACGTTTATTGCTGCGCTGGGTTATCTCGTGATCGGCAACTCGCTGATTGCCATCACGTTGTTGCTTGCGTTGGTTCGCGCGGGGCAGGCGTCGAAGATCGCGTCATTGTTCTTCTTTATTCCGCCGATGGCCGCAGTGCTCTCGTCGTTGTTATTGAAGGAAGTCATGCCACCGCTGGCATGGGGAGCAATGGTGTTTGCGGTGGCGGGCGTGGCGCTCGCCACCTGGTCGACATCAAGTGCGAAACCGCGAAAAACGTGA